Part of the Drosophila santomea strain STO CAGO 1482 chromosome 2L, Prin_Dsan_1.1, whole genome shotgun sequence genome is shown below.
CAATAGGCCAAAAAATTCCCACTGTTGATACAAAAAACCGTGCAAATGGCTGGTTTGTGATGGGGTTATCTGTAATAAACTACTGCCGTAGTAAGAGCTGTGACGTTTTGGGCCGTATCAATCTGGGTTTTATGGATTTCCAGAAAATCCTACTGCGGATTTTGCAATTAAtctaataaatattgtaaaaattCCAAGGGGTATGCCGAAGATAGTCGGGTTTCTGCTCTTATCGGTCTTTTTGGTGAGCAATAAACAAATGTCGGTTAAACAAAACGAGGGAATTTCAGAACAACACATTTGTCCTGCATGTGTAAGCCATTTGTTGCAAATACATATCTTTATTTAAGCGTAGAACCCCATGAAATCTGTTGCCTGGCAACTGAAATCACAATTAGAAGCAGTCACTCCCGTACTTCCCCGCCTGATAAGCCACAGGCATACtataaaaaagcaaacgaGATATGTCCATCGGTGTTTTATCGTCAGCAGACATTGGTAACTGGAAATCGTGCGTTATCAGTTATGAGGAAAACCCCATAGGTGGTCTTTTACTGTGCGATTATACGACACTCTACGTTTACCGAATTGCGCTCTTTGACGTCCTGAATGCAAAGAGGGCATTCAAGAAGATAACTGCCTATTATCAGTGTGCAGGTTTTACCCCTTAAATGTTACGGTCTCGTGTTTGAAAAACTTTAACTCAGAACCGTAGAAACCCGCTGTTTAATCGTGAGTTGGCGGAAATtcggaaaaataaaaataaaaagcaatatGGAAGTAAATACGTTCATCGTCACTGGGGTTTTCATAAGCAATTGGAACTTTACACTGCAGCTGGAAGTAGAAGTAGTAATAGTAGAAAGGCTCAGTCTTACAGCATCGCAAAACCCGTTCCGGGCATTAGTTTAATCGAGATCTACGACATTCTGGAATCCGACGACAATCAATGCGTTTTACATCGATGCTTGCCTGTTGCACCCTCAAACAACAAGTTAGTCATAAGCACAAGGTTAAATCTGGACTCTCGTACCAGTCAAGTTCTAGCATTTGATATACCATCTAAAAAGATCGCACTTGTCACTCCCCTCAAATCGCAGAATTATTTCCTTATTAAAAATCTGAAAGAAACTTAATCCGCTTAGGCGAATGTCGCTCGGTAAATTTTCAAGATATAAGAGTTTATTCACACCAAGAGATGACGACAAGGCTTCGACATTTgcttcatttttgtttttatgaaTTACTAACTGATAACTTAAGGAAATCAAATTTGGCAGAGTTCAAATACATATGCATTGGAGTTTATTCACATTATTCAATGTACAGTGGACAAGGTTAGATTCGGATAAAAAACGGAAATGTGTACTTCACATTATGAGTTTGATCGTTTCATTGATAATCGACTGTCAAATTTAAACAAAGTGATCTCAGAAGTAGAATTCTCATTATTAAAATTGCTTACACAAAAGTTTATTGACTTCGAAGTTGACTAATAGATCTTTAGTCATTTAACATCATTCCTTCTATATTTTGCAAGGTAAACTATCCGCATGGAGGAGCGCTAGAATAACATTACCAGAAACTTTTAATGAGCTCATGCTAATagcaaaaattgaaaacaggTGACGGAAGTCAGACAACGCGATATATAATAACTGACGCTTGCTGGAAATCCTAGGTCCAACTGAgttgacaaacaaaaaaaaccaaacgcTGATCTTCCTCAAACAATGGTGACCTCTTGGGGCTTTTCCCCAAATTTAATTTGCGCCTTAATTGCCGtgctgttttctttttcacttACTTCTcttattacatttttgtgCAGTCCCACACGTGGCTGATGGTCCCCATCCGATTTTGGCTGATTGAGTCGGGtgttatttgcatttcgcattcaTGGCTCGAAAGAAAGTCAACAAGGCGAGTCCGCTGACATAACGATCGAGCGATATATAGTAGTAGATCGGGCGGGGGAACCAGCCGAGTTGAGTTCGAGCTGGACTCGAGTTGCTTTCAAAACACTTTCATTGCCAAGtcagtcgtcgtcgtcatgGCATGGAAAATCCACGGCTTTAATTGTGCTAAATTGTGCTGTTTGTTTTCGCTTCATTTGGCGGCCGGCTGCAGAGCGCTACCTGGGTTTTTCACTCAACTTAAGCTAATTTCCACATTGGGAAAGTTCGCGACACACGGCATTTGTGTGCGATATAAATTGCCCAACGGCGCCCAGAAGTTTTTGGGGTAAACAACTTTTAATTTGATATTGTCTTTTCACCGCACTCTTGGCTGgtgtttttacatttttgggGTATTTGAAAAGCCAGTCGTGTTTGGACAGTTGGCTTTAATTTCATCGGCCATGTCTTGTGGGtctttttttgtgggttttcGGCCAGGTAATTCCCCGATGGCCTGGTAACATCTTTTGGCACGCGCTGTCTTGGAAAACTCGAAACAGCTTTCAGATATTTCCCACTccaataaatattacaaatacTCGCGCCTGGCCGTACTTgagcatatatgtacatatgtacatccaTAATTATGAAACAATGACCCAAGCTGAAGGACAAATAAACTGGCATATACGGGGAATACAAGagataaatatttgaaacaaaAAGCCACAAGTTATAAGCGAAAAACTCGTTGTAGAAATTCCAAACTCTACCCCAACAATAAgcacaattaattaaaattaagaGAAGACAGCGTTGCGTTTAATATTTGCGCTGTCAATAAATTTATGAACTTTGCGACTTCGGGTGACTTGTGGAGTACGCTTAACTGCGCTGTTGGGTTTTTCTCATAAGGTCGTTGTCGATATCGttgcttttttatatatttcagcCGCCTGTGTAAATAGTAATATCATCATAACAACATCGTACAGGCTAATGGATGTGGAATGGCTCATGATGGGTGAAAGAAGGCGGTGGGTTGGAGGTGCGATCGGATCAAGTGGGCGGTGGTGCCATTTGTGAAACTGTTTGGGTTTTCAAGTGCCAGCCAAATAGAATTTCCCATAGTGCGCAGTTCTAAGCGATTTCATAACGGCCATTAATTGCTAGTTCACAAATACCATTGCagtaattattttgttgtatttctgGGGTTGTATTTAAGGCTCAGTGGACATACCCTATATAATGATATTTAAATTCTGCCTTCCATTATCTCCATATAGAGGCGTCAAATTATGTTTGAGATTGTCTTTTTTTGGTCGTGACAACATcaagttttaaatatattcctACGCAGATAACAATGctttgaaatttttgttttcacttgCTTAATATGTTCCCCTAAATAAGTGTCTTTAAAAATTGCTAAAATAATATAACTAAAATAAGTAACTTTAATTGCTGGTACTCTAAAACGACCGCGTACAAATTGTATACCTTTATTGACCGGACAAAGCAATGTCGATTTCAGACGTATCCAATTATTGGGCAATCAGCTTATTCGTTGCTGTTCTAACTACCTTCTGGACGTGTTTTCAGCGCTTCGAATCAGACTCTCTGGCTAAGACAAGGGATTATTAGCCGCCTGATCTTGTGACGCAGCCTTTGGGCCGATGGGGGAATtcccaaagcaaagcaaagtttgAAACAAACTTTTGTGTTTCATATTTCATGTTTTATACTGCTGCCAGCCCGTTTGTCTATTAATATACCTAATATcgttgtatatacatacatacacggCTCTTTAATCGTATGCTAACGATTGGCACGTTGCTGTGCTGAaggggcaacaacaataaggATTGTGTTTTACTAGCTCGGCTAGTATCGGCTACTCTTTTAGTTAGTCGAGCTTAAAAATCTCCATGTGGTCATCGTTATTTTTATATTGTGACACAATTGTTGCTTTTGTAAGCTGTCAAGCTGAgattaaccaaaaaaaaaacgcacacaaaaaaaCTGGACTGTGCAGAGCTGCTGACTTTCTTGGGCCGCTTTCTTTTGCAATAACAGATTTCGGTTTTAAATTACCGTGCGTAATTGGGTTTTTAATTACTGATAACCTCtggattttgttgtttttgtattgGCGTTATCTCGTTTGTCTCGAATGGGTGTTGGGTGGAATTTTTAGAATATTACCACAGTTAGTTCCCGGTTTCTAGTAGAAATCTCCGTCTTGGCCTGTAAATGTGTGCGGTTTATGCAAATGTGCCAACTGTTTGTGTGTGAAAGTCAATCAACAGCACGTGTAGCCCAgcagcggcaaaaaaaaataaaacgagagagagaacgctacagtcgagtttctcgactatcaggtacccgttactcagcgaAAATCATTCGCTTTTGGCATGTAAAAACATTTCTTAAAAGTATTggcaggggcgtggcagcgtcAGGAAACAAACATGCCacgtctatgtctctgaaatctgagttctcgacgttcatacggacgcACAGACGAACATGTTCAGATCAACTTGGCTTTTGATCCTGATAATTTAtagggtcggaaacgcttctggttacatacttttcattgaatctagtataccctacccttttactctacgaataaCGGGTATGAAAACTTTGAACAACCGGGTAGAAAATATGGCAAGAGTAGTAACAACAACTAATAAGTCAACTAATCATAAAGACATAAAAACGAAGGCGTGgaatacaaaaacaaacagactAAACAATTCAcctttgttttcagtttttttagCAGTCGTTTTTTATACGTCGATTTTATCTGAAAATACAGAAATGGATTGGTGTAGAAACGTTTGAAGTCAAAGAAGAATCATGATGGGAATGCCGAAACTAAAACTGGCTTTTAAatattagtttatttattacattacgttatgttatgttttaaTGAATTCATTTATAGCAAAGGGTGGTGTTTTTAATTgcgaatatattttttttaatactaCTTGAGTTTAAAACATGATCAAAATTCTGTCCACTTTTTTGCTGAAATGTCAGTTAAATTATTGCAcattctttttattattatttcagaCACTAGTGTTTGTGTGTCCATATATCAGATTTCTATATGCATAAACCAATTTGAACTTGAGCAAACTTGTTGTCGAAGCAGAGACCAAAAATCCAACTTTGTATTTGGTTTGTTAACTTAACACCAActgtttgatttttattttatttcattgtaTTTTTTCCTGCCTTCGCTCGTCACTGgactttgttgttgtcgcttACTGTTGTGTTATTGCTGCTGGTTTATTGTGGGAATTTCTTGGGTTTTTCAACGCACACCTATGCCTTTCGATTgcgcacacagatactcgcACGCGAAGTCAACGGGTTGTCATATTGTCTTATAAGGCAAAAGCCTCCACTTGGCACCCAGTTCCCTCCCCTCGCAGCCCCCCGATTGCTGCCCAACTGGTCATTGTCGTAATCAAAGCTTTTCGTTCGCATTATAAAACACTACTTGTTTTACAACGGAATGCAGCTTTTTCCACTGCGGAAaagctttcagttttcattCATAAATCAAGCTTTTTCAATCCACAATGCAGGAAAGgtattacaaattaaaatattttctgatctcaaattttatgattttgAAACCTATAAGGCACACAATCTATGATTTTAGTGATTCCCACTTAATGCACTTTCTAACCAACACCTCATACTTTCATTCATTACAGGAGAACGCTGTGTGCATTTGGCCGCCGAGGCGGGGCACATTGATATCTTACGCATTTTGGTATCCCATGGAGCCGATATCAACGCCAGGGTAAGTCAGAAAATTTCATCAAATTTTCCGAGTCTCCGTACTAATGACAAGTTTTGATTATTAGGAGGGCAAATCGGGCCGCACACCGCTGCACATTGCGATCGAGGGCTGCAACGAGGATCTGGCCAACTTCCTGCTCGATGAGTGCGAGAAGCTGAACCTGGAAACGGCCACCTACGCCGGATTGACGGCCTACCAGTTTGCGTGCATCATGAACAAATCGCGCATGCAGAACATCCTGGAGAAGCGCGGAGCGGAGACCGAAACGCCTCCGGACAGTGATTACGACAGTAGCGATATCGAAGATCTAGACGACACGAAGGTGAGCGTCACTGCATAAAAATATGTACCAAGAAAAGATCAAATAAGATCACTTAGAGCGTAAGACACAATTTGAAATGGGCCACCACCAGCTtccaaaatgttcaaaaaCTAAGTAAGAGAGAAGTCTCGAGCTGAACTGGTATTCAGCGAGAAAATATTGTTACACTTGAGAAACTAACTATTGTAACACAATGTATTGTTCaccaaaaaaaggaaaagattaatgaaaaacaaaagaaaaagcaaacaGCAGAATAGCAGCAAGTAAAGGAATTATCCACCCATAAATGATTAGGGGATCTATGTTTTAGTAGAACCCGCTCAAAAGCAAATTGAACCAATATAGTATCTCTCGATTGAAACTGTGCAACTGCAGTCTTACAAGCAAGTGGATGCATCGCTTATAATCAGTTTTACAAATAATCCgtagaaaaaatataatattatccGATGTACTTTCGTGCACTGTaccaatttaaataatattaaggTGTCCAATTAAAAACTCAATGTTTCTTGCTAATTCTTTCAACaaagtatatgtatttgtgtgtCTGTCTCTGTATGTCTGTAATTTTTGTATGTACGTGCGCGTGTGCCTGAATTAAACAACTAAtctattaaacaaaattgaatcATAAATCGTAGTACTAAGCTAGGTAAATCTAATTGATGTTTTCATGTTCTGACTGaataaaatgttgcaaaataaatattttattctaaaaaccattttcaaaaaaaaacattttatgttGAATTCGATGTTGTATGGATTGAAAAGGTTTGTAACTCTATTTAGATTTCAAAGTATACCCCTTTTATTGTACTTGTTCTTGCTATgttgtttgcttattttatGACTATGAGGCTTTTGTTCTTGTAcctaacatttttttaatattttaattttaaccAGCTGTTTTTTGCGAACTTCTTGTTTTTACAGATGTACGATCGTTTTGGTGATCCGCGCTATTTTGTCAGCTACAACGGTGGCAATCCCATGACAGTTGCCTGAATGCCCATCCAATCTGTATATACGATTTAGACTAAACATACACATACCTATGATTAACACCATTTGAATTCCCGACCTGGTTATATCGATGTTCCCAGACGCACGCCTTTTCTGCCCAAAATAGTATGCAATATTATTCCTAGACACACGTTCCCAAAAATGTACTTCTCGTCCCGGCACGTAGGAATCCGAAACGAATTGAATTCCTTGTGTTAACGCAAAATGTTTAGAGTTAAATAAAGCATACAAGGATGCAGAATGTcaagcattttatttatacgcACACAACCTTAACTCTAAGAAATAAATGTAACTgacaaaatttaattattcataTATCGTTGGCGGGGCACATAATCAAAGATTTATCCATAACTACAAAGTACGAAACATTAAACGAAAACTTATAAATTGGATATGCATTCAAGAAATCATTGTCTAGTGTGGAAACAAATAAAGCGCTAAAGCCTAATCTAAGCAATCAAGGGGGTAAAAACAGTCCTAAAGGCGTTAAGTATATTAACGAATGCTTTGTCGGAATACGCTCTGTTTGGCCTTGCTAGTCGAAACTGCTTTTTTGGATGCCAAAGGATCGGGAGCAAAACAGTTCCACAGACGGAGCGTTTCATCAGCTCCAGCGCTGATCACAGTGCTGCCGTCCGGAGACATGGCCATCTGCAGAACTCGTGATGTGTGTCCAGTCAAGTCGGCCTGCTTGACCATTGTTGGGTATTTCCAAATGGTCAGTTGGTTGTTGGCAAAACCGTGGGCAGAGATCAGCTCCTTGTAGTGTCGAGAAAACAGCAGAGCACAGACCTGCGACTTGGAGTCTACGGATTTAATCAAAGTGCCATTGTTCACATTCCAGAACTTGATGCAGCGATCGGCGGTGCCGCCGCCAGAAGCTAAAGTACTTGGTTGCCACGGACACCAGGCCAAAGCACGCACTGCAGCTTGATGGTCGTTGAATTTGTGCATGGGATCGGAAGCAGTTCCCACGCCACCGCTGGCCGCACACCAAACATTCACAAGATTGTCATTGCCTCCGCTAGCCAGATACTTGAAATCCGTGGACCACTTCAGACCGCAAACCTCCTGCGTGTGTCCAGCCAATGTGGAAAGCTTGTGCTCACGTGCACGCACATCGTGGTGGACAATGGTGCCATCCCGGCTGCCAGAGGAAACCAGGAACGAGTTCCAGGCCAAGGATCCCACTCGGGCACTGTGTCCATCCATCACTCGCAGTCGCTTCACTTTGGAGCAGTCCCACAGCTCCACTGCACCAGTGCTGTTGCCGATAGCAAGTATCTGACCCTCCTGTATCCAAGATAACGAACCTGCGTAGTCGCCTTCCTCAAACTCTGTAAGCTGCTCGATATTTCCTGTCTGTGCATTCCACAAATAGACGCAACTCCCCAAGGCAACAGCCACAATATTATCGGCACTCCAATCCATAAGATTTAAATCTGGAAGAAATCCATATTTAAACTGTACTTTTTCGGACTACGTGGAAAGTTTGCTTCAACCTACAGTAATCGTTAATAAAATCAGGGGCATCCAGAATCCTCTCCGATGTGGTGGGTATATAGCGTGAGCCACTCTTCGTGGATATGGGCGTCTTTATGGAGTACACAACCTTCAGGGG
Proteins encoded:
- the LOC120443714 gene encoding cell division cycle protein 20 homolog, yielding MSQFNFVSDLQNALIMDGETRGPAPRWKKKLEASLNGSVNTTRSVLSVSYNTSFSGVQAPTKTPGKSSEGKTKKSTTTPTKTPGGGDRFIPNRAATNFELAHFLVNKDSGDKSDGENEKATSSNSNESNVQASAHKGERQKLISEVAQVGDSKGGRILCYQNKAPAAPETHNNPLKVVYSIKTPISTKSGSRYIPTTSERILDAPDFINDYYLNLMDWSADNIVAVALGSCVYLWNAQTGNIEQLTEFEEGDYAGSLSWIQEGQILAIGNSTGAVELWDCSKVKRLRVMDGHSARVGSLAWNSFLVSSGSRDGTIVHHDVRAREHKLSTLAGHTQEVCGLKWSTDFKYLASGGNDNLVNVWCAASGGVGTASDPMHKFNDHQAAVRALAWCPWQPSTLASGGGTADRCIKFWNVNNGTLIKSVDSKSQVCALLFSRHYKELISAHGFANNQLTIWKYPTMVKQADLTGHTSRVLQMAMSPDGSTVISAGADETLRLWNCFAPDPLASKKAVSTSKAKQSVFRQSIR